The nucleotide window CGTGGGTGTGTCAGTGCGGCAGCCGTCAGACGCTGGACGATCGCGACCGTGCGGGGCTCGCGCTGGCCGAGGCATGGGTGCGCGATCCGCGCGAGACGCATCGCGCGAGCGCGGCGAAGTTCGCGAGCGAGCACCGTTACCGCAGCATCGGCGCGTGGTCGGCCGCCGCCGCAGGCTGGACCGGCGGCAACCTGAATCCGCGCTACGAGCAGCCGACTCCGCCGCCCGAACATCTCACCGCGCTCGCCGCGATGGCGGCCGTGAACTACATGGCCGCGCTGGTCCCCGTGCAACTCGACGCGCGCCGCACGGCGTTCGTGCGCGACGCGCTGGGCCTGCTCGGCGTTCCTAACGGCATCGACGGAGGTATTCAATGAGCACGATGCAAAGCCTGACTCTGTCGGTGCAGGGCGAGCGAGCCGAGCGCCTGGGCGCGCGCCGCGAACACGAGTTTGGATGCCGCGACGGCAGCATTGGCCGCTCGGACGAGTGCGACTGGGTGCTCGGGGCGGAGGGCGTGTCGCGTCTGCACGCGCTGGTGCGGTATGTGAACGGCCTCTACTTCATCGAAGACCGCAGCACCAACGGCATGTTGCTAAACGGCACATCGCTGCAACGCGGCGAGCCGGTCACGCTGAAACATGGCGACCGCTTGCAGATCGACACGTTCGTCATCGACGTACATATGAAGGGCGAGACGGCGACGCAGTGGAACGCGTTGAACGATAACGAACGCACGGCAGCGACCGCTGCGGCGGGTCGGGATTCGGTTCATTCGGCTCCATCCTTGCCCGCTGCGTCCTCGCCGAAGAACGTCAATCCGCTCGATCTGAGTCTGCTGCTCGCGTCGCGGGGCGAAGATGTTGCCGTTGCCCAGCACGGCGAGGCACATGGTGGCGGCCTGATTCCCGGCGCCGCCGATGCCGCACCCGGCGCGATTCTCGATCCGCTTGCGATGTTCGACGCACCGTCGTCGTACGGCGAGGACGCGCAGGCATCGCCGCCGCCCAACGAAGGCTGGAATCACACGCCTGCCGTATCCGACCGCTTTCATCCGCCGCAAGTTGAAGCAGTTCGCGCGAGCGCTCCGCTGTTGCCGGACGATTGGGATGTGATGAGCAGTCATGTGGCGTCGCGCGTCGAGTCGCGGTCGAATGACTCGCCGCTCGCGACCCCAGCGCAAATGCCGCGCGATGTGCCTGCTTCGCAGCCGCATGCGAGTGCGCCTGAGCGGCTGGCAGAAGGGCAGCCGGAACTGCAGTCGTTATTGCAGTCGCAAGCACAGCCGCAGTCTTCCGCTGAAGCACCGTCGGCAAAACTCCCTGTGCATCAAGAGCAGGCACTGCAAAGCCCAACGCCTGCCAAGGGGCCCACGTCTTTACCCAACGCAGCGCATCCCCACGCGACAGCGCCAGCATCAGCCGCTTCACGCGCATCAGCCGCTGCGCCTCCATCGCCCGAACTCGACGAAATGCTCCACATCGCCGTGGACACGATGATGGACGTGCTGCGCGCGCGTGCCGAACTGAAGAACAGTTTTCGCCTGCCCGCCACGCTGATCCAGCGCGCCGAGAACAACCCGCTGAAGTTCGCGCCGACCGCGCAGGAAGCGGTCAAAAAGCTGTTCGCGCCGCCGGACCAGGGCTTTCTGTGCGGCAGCGCGGCGCTCAACGACGCTGCCACCGACATCCGTAATCACCAGATGGCGA belongs to Paraburkholderia aromaticivorans and includes:
- a CDS encoding DUF6931 family protein; protein product: MSALLDAARQMQLSAPAQARLQVAMTPFAAVRTLLDDGLTADALSLLARLLPRRYAVAWVCQCGSRQTLDDRDRAGLALAEAWVRDPRETHRASAAKFASEHRYRSIGAWSAAAAGWTGGNLNPRYEQPTPPPEHLTALAAMAAVNYMAALVPVQLDARRTAFVRDALGLLGVPNGIDGGIQ
- the tagH gene encoding type VI secretion system-associated FHA domain protein TagH; translation: MSTMQSLTLSVQGERAERLGARREHEFGCRDGSIGRSDECDWVLGAEGVSRLHALVRYVNGLYFIEDRSTNGMLLNGTSLQRGEPVTLKHGDRLQIDTFVIDVHMKGETATQWNALNDNERTAATAAAGRDSVHSAPSLPAASSPKNVNPLDLSLLLASRGEDVAVAQHGEAHGGGLIPGAADAAPGAILDPLAMFDAPSSYGEDAQASPPPNEGWNHTPAVSDRFHPPQVEAVRASAPLLPDDWDVMSSHVASRVESRSNDSPLATPAQMPRDVPASQPHASAPERLAEGQPELQSLLQSQAQPQSSAEAPSAKLPVHQEQALQSPTPAKGPTSLPNAAHPHATAPASAASRASAAAPPSPELDEMLHIAVDTMMDVLRARAELKNSFRLPATLIQRAENNPLKFAPTAQEAVKKLFAPPDQGFLCGSAALNDAATDIRNHQMAMLAGVRAAFDSMLAQFDPARIEETEGVAARRLSFGGRPSHWERYKVQFDALTRNPDECFQRLFGDEFARAYEAQLARLKHRRD